A stretch of Spirosoma oryzicola DNA encodes these proteins:
- a CDS encoding ROK family protein, which translates to MSKSSAGSRVSSKSIHFKRAILSYFANAGNAIIPEVSKALTISVPKVTTVVNELMRDGLVQDYGKIESTGGRKPNLYGVVPNSAFFIGVDVKQSHINLGLLDLQKNLVNVTENLAYQLDNTEESLELLCQHINRFITDLAVPREKILGIGLNLSGRINYATGYSYSFFFFDEQPLSEIIEKKVGIRVFLENDTRAMAYGEFCAGVVAKEKDVLFLNLDYGIGVGILINGQLYYGKSGYAGELGHIPIFDNELICHCGKKGCLETEASGWALTRMFREKLQEGSTSVLSLHDRNPETITMEDIIQAAKHDDVLAIELIAKVGESLGRGIAFLINVFNPELVILGGSLASTKDYIELPIKTAINKYSLSLVNNDTRLTLSQLGEHAGIIGACLLVRDRSLAVL; encoded by the coding sequence ATGAGTAAGTCTTCGGCTGGTTCGAGAGTCAGCAGCAAAAGCATACATTTCAAACGAGCAATCCTCAGCTATTTTGCCAACGCAGGCAACGCCATCATTCCTGAGGTAAGCAAAGCATTAACCATTAGCGTTCCGAAAGTAACGACGGTTGTTAATGAACTGATGCGCGATGGCCTGGTTCAGGACTACGGCAAGATCGAATCGACCGGTGGACGGAAGCCTAATCTGTACGGCGTTGTTCCAAACTCAGCCTTTTTTATCGGCGTAGACGTCAAGCAGAGCCACATCAACCTCGGTCTGCTGGATTTGCAGAAGAACCTGGTCAACGTAACCGAAAATTTGGCCTACCAACTCGACAATACGGAAGAGTCGCTTGAGTTGTTGTGCCAGCATATCAACCGTTTCATCACGGACTTAGCCGTTCCTCGGGAAAAGATTCTGGGAATCGGACTGAATCTGTCGGGGCGAATCAACTACGCAACCGGTTACAGTTACAGCTTTTTCTTTTTCGACGAACAACCGCTGAGCGAGATCATCGAAAAAAAGGTAGGCATCCGGGTTTTTCTGGAAAATGACACGCGGGCGATGGCTTATGGCGAGTTTTGCGCGGGTGTCGTCGCGAAGGAAAAAGACGTTCTATTCCTAAACCTTGATTACGGCATTGGTGTGGGCATTCTAATCAATGGCCAGTTGTACTACGGCAAATCGGGTTATGCCGGGGAGTTGGGGCACATTCCTATATTCGACAATGAACTCATTTGTCATTGCGGCAAAAAAGGGTGCCTCGAAACCGAAGCGTCGGGGTGGGCGCTCACGCGGATGTTCCGCGAAAAATTGCAGGAAGGCTCAACATCAGTGCTATCACTGCATGATAGGAACCCCGAAACAATAACGATGGAGGATATTATTCAGGCGGCCAAACACGATGATGTGCTGGCTATTGAATTAATTGCCAAAGTCGGCGAAAGCCTGGGCCGGGGAATTGCTTTCCTGATCAATGTATTCAACCCTGAACTGGTCATTCTGGGCGGTAGTCTTGCTTCGACTAAGGATTATATCGAACTACCGATCAAGACCGCTATCAATAAATATTCGCTAAGTCTGGTCAATAACGATACCCGGCTAACCCTGTCCCAGTTAGGTGAACATGCGGGAATCATCGGTGCCTGTCTTCTCGTTCGCGACCGATCCCTTGCTGTACTCTAA
- a CDS encoding AGE family epimerase/isomerase translates to MQLDDYQQLYKNNLLDDVIPFWLKHSGDNEFGGFFTCLDREGSVYDTDKFVWLQGRQVWCFSMLYNRVEKKQEWLDFAIQGAEFLKKYGRDAEGNWYFSLTREGLPLTQPFNIFSDCFAAMAFGQLYKATGNSEYGDIAVSTFHAILRRQENPKGPYNKAYPGTRPLKSFALPMILCNLVLEMESLLPPELVEQTIASGIHAVMDEFYRPDLGLILENIAPDGSFSDSFEGRLINPGHGLEAMWFIMDLAERSNDQQLIQKAVDRTLTILEYGWDNQYGGIFYFLDVKGTPPQQLEWDQKLWWVHIETIISLLKGYLHTGDERCWTWFEKVHAYTWAHFVDTEYGEWFGYLDRRGDVLLPLKGGKWKGCFHIPRGLYQCWKTLDAIAQKKANPLLQD, encoded by the coding sequence ATGCAGCTTGACGACTACCAGCAGCTATACAAGAATAATCTCCTGGATGATGTGATCCCGTTTTGGCTCAAGCACTCAGGCGACAATGAATTTGGCGGCTTTTTTACCTGTCTCGACCGGGAGGGTTCAGTTTACGATACCGATAAGTTCGTGTGGCTACAGGGGCGTCAGGTGTGGTGCTTTTCGATGCTTTACAACCGGGTCGAGAAAAAGCAGGAATGGCTTGATTTCGCCATCCAGGGAGCCGAGTTTTTGAAAAAATACGGGCGGGATGCCGAGGGTAACTGGTATTTTTCGCTGACTCGCGAGGGCTTGCCGTTGACTCAGCCGTTCAATATTTTTTCGGACTGTTTTGCTGCGATGGCCTTCGGGCAATTGTACAAGGCAACGGGCAACAGCGAATACGGCGACATTGCGGTCAGTACGTTTCACGCCATTCTGCGTCGGCAGGAGAATCCGAAAGGTCCTTACAACAAAGCATATCCCGGAACGCGACCGCTCAAAAGTTTTGCGTTGCCCATGATCCTGTGCAATCTGGTGCTGGAAATGGAATCGCTGCTGCCTCCTGAACTGGTGGAACAGACCATTGCGTCGGGTATTCACGCGGTGATGGACGAGTTTTACCGACCCGATCTGGGCTTGATTCTGGAGAATATTGCGCCTGATGGTTCATTCTCCGATTCCTTCGAGGGGCGGCTTATCAATCCCGGTCATGGCCTGGAAGCGATGTGGTTTATTATGGACCTGGCCGAGCGCTCCAACGATCAGCAGCTCATCCAAAAAGCGGTCGACCGGACGCTTACTATCCTGGAATACGGCTGGGACAATCAATACGGCGGCATTTTTTACTTCCTGGATGTAAAAGGAACGCCACCCCAACAGCTGGAATGGGACCAGAAGCTGTGGTGGGTACACATCGAAACGATTATTAGTTTGCTGAAAGGGTACCTGCATACGGGCGATGAGCGGTGCTGGACGTGGTTCGAGAAAGTACACGCCTACACCTGGGCGCATTTTGTCGATACCGAATATGGCGAATGGTTCGGCTACCTCGACCGCCGGGGCGACGTACTTTTGCCCCTAAAAGGTGGTAAATGGAAGGGGTGTTTTCACATTCCGCGTGGCTTGTACCAGTGCTGGAAAACGCTGGACGCCATTGCTCAGAAAAAGGCTAACCCGCTTTTACAGGATTAG
- a CDS encoding sugar MFS transporter, with protein MANIPLQTVSVDEPVGQTKQSYTPALLSLAVLYFMMGFITCLNDTLVPFFKKGFNLTYSQSSLVQFYFFLTYGIMSIPAGKIVEKVGYKTGMVLGFAIAAVGALLFFPASALHLYALFLGALFVIAIGIVLLQVAANPYITVLGPAQTASSRLTLIQGVGSMGTTVAPLFGAYFILAPLANASSDAVRYPYLGIAGLLACIALVLWRLKLPVIRASADLNTHAEEPDKSVFAFRNLRFGIGGLFCYVGAEVSIGTFLTNYIADTLRISENEANSFVAFYWGSMLVGRFVGAGLLKTIRPASILTVCAVLAIALVLFSVNTTGYVAVWSMIAVGLCNSIMFAIIFSLSVDGLGKFTTQASGLLSTAIAGGAVVSFCQGLLIDHFTWPIAFMLPVVCYGYILFYGINGYKANAYTNPPLH; from the coding sequence ATGGCAAACATCCCCCTGCAAACCGTATCGGTTGACGAACCTGTCGGGCAAACAAAGCAATCCTATACGCCCGCGCTGCTGTCGCTGGCTGTGCTGTACTTCATGATGGGGTTCATCACGTGCCTGAACGATACGCTGGTGCCGTTTTTCAAGAAAGGGTTCAACCTGACGTATTCGCAGTCGTCGCTGGTTCAGTTCTACTTTTTTCTTACCTACGGCATCATGTCTATTCCAGCCGGAAAAATCGTGGAAAAAGTCGGCTACAAGACGGGTATGGTGCTCGGATTTGCGATTGCTGCGGTAGGGGCGCTACTATTTTTTCCGGCATCGGCACTGCATCTGTACGCCTTGTTTCTGGGGGCGTTGTTTGTTATTGCCATCGGTATTGTTTTGTTGCAGGTAGCGGCCAATCCGTACATCACGGTACTGGGACCGGCTCAAACGGCGTCGTCCCGCCTGACGCTTATTCAGGGTGTCGGGTCGATGGGAACGACCGTAGCGCCTTTGTTCGGTGCTTATTTTATCCTGGCTCCTTTAGCCAATGCGTCGAGTGATGCGGTCCGGTATCCGTATCTGGGCATTGCGGGGTTGCTGGCTTGCATCGCGCTGGTCCTCTGGCGGTTGAAGCTGCCGGTGATCCGGGCCAGTGCCGACTTGAATACCCATGCTGAAGAACCGGACAAAAGCGTGTTTGCTTTTCGGAATCTGCGGTTTGGCATCGGAGGACTGTTCTGCTATGTCGGGGCCGAAGTATCCATCGGTACATTTCTGACGAATTACATTGCCGATACCCTGCGCATCTCCGAAAACGAAGCGAACAGTTTTGTGGCGTTCTATTGGGGTAGTATGCTGGTAGGGCGGTTCGTGGGGGCGGGGCTGCTGAAAACGATCCGGCCCGCGTCGATTCTGACGGTTTGCGCCGTACTCGCCATTGCGCTGGTGCTGTTTTCGGTCAACACAACGGGTTACGTCGCCGTCTGGAGCATGATTGCCGTTGGCTTGTGCAACTCCATCATGTTCGCCATTATCTTTTCGCTGTCGGTCGATGGGCTGGGTAAATTTACCACCCAGGCATCGGGCTTGCTTTCAACGGCCATTGCCGGTGGCGCGGTCGTCTCGTTTTGTCAGGGCTTGCTCATCGATCACTTTACCTGGCCGATCGCCTTTATGCTGCCTGTTGTCTGCTACGGGTACATCCTGTTTTACGGCATTAACGGCTACAAAGCCAACGCGTACACAAACCCACCACTCCACTAA
- a CDS encoding DUF4127 family protein codes for MPRLLILTVLVLFAGLWLPASAGTAPAFHARILLIPLDDRPPCLQFTQRMGRIGDAEVVTPPMELLGRFTTPGQSEKIISWVQQQDLKSFDAAIIALDMLAYGGLVGSRVHNVSFDEAIKRLTIMAELHKRAPALKIYAQSVVMRLAPTADQKNGAYREKLAHWAEISVATDAKSKTETATLEREIPAEGLADYKQARSRNLRINKQAIDLVRRGVIDYLLLTQDDAKPQGVHIADRETLIAETKRLKLTDKIAIQPGADEVSMLLLARALNKHANFSPKVKAVYSSEKVGNTVMPFEDRPLRQTVSYHINATGSQEVDREQDADVLYYVYASRFETGRAESFADEIAQKIGSGKHVIVADVDPKGDVQGGDTTFTMALEKRHILPELSGYASWNTAGNTIGTALPQGVIFTLAQAKLLKQPAAAGRIWSAQNWFLIHRVLDDYYFHNLIRAKANQFARQVGRSSTLMSDETTRQVEEYSLNLLRQSFDELATNFEQKRPGSYQQVVRCTKPTNLRFNLPWNRTFEALIDFDLSCSVTP; via the coding sequence ATGCCTCGTCTCCTAATTCTCACCGTACTTGTACTTTTTGCGGGCTTATGGCTACCGGCTTCGGCCGGTACCGCGCCCGCATTTCACGCCCGTATTCTGCTCATTCCGCTCGATGATCGTCCGCCCTGCCTTCAGTTTACGCAGCGTATGGGCCGCATTGGGGATGCCGAAGTTGTTACGCCACCGATGGAACTGCTCGGTCGATTTACCACACCCGGCCAATCCGAAAAAATAATAAGTTGGGTACAGCAGCAGGATCTAAAGTCATTCGATGCCGCCATCATAGCGCTCGATATGCTGGCCTACGGTGGCCTGGTTGGTTCGCGGGTGCACAATGTGTCGTTTGACGAAGCCATCAAGCGGCTGACTATTATGGCTGAACTGCACAAACGCGCACCGGCTTTAAAAATTTATGCGCAAAGTGTGGTGATGCGCCTGGCTCCGACTGCCGACCAGAAAAACGGGGCTTACCGCGAAAAACTAGCTCACTGGGCCGAAATTTCGGTAGCGACCGACGCCAAATCGAAAACAGAAACGGCCACGCTAGAGCGCGAGATTCCCGCCGAAGGGTTAGCCGATTACAAACAGGCCCGATCGCGTAATCTGCGCATCAACAAACAGGCGATTGACCTGGTACGTCGCGGTGTTATCGATTACTTGTTGCTGACCCAGGACGATGCCAAACCGCAGGGCGTTCACATTGCCGACCGCGAAACGCTGATTGCCGAAACGAAGCGATTAAAATTGACCGACAAAATTGCTATCCAACCTGGTGCCGATGAGGTGTCGATGCTGCTACTGGCGCGGGCGCTGAACAAACACGCAAATTTCTCTCCGAAAGTTAAAGCGGTGTATTCGTCTGAGAAGGTAGGCAACACCGTCATGCCATTCGAAGATCGTCCGTTGCGCCAAACGGTGAGTTATCACATCAACGCAACCGGTTCGCAGGAGGTTGATCGTGAGCAGGATGCGGATGTGTTGTATTACGTCTATGCGTCCCGGTTCGAAACAGGGCGGGCCGAAAGCTTTGCCGACGAAATTGCCCAAAAGATCGGGTCAGGTAAGCACGTCATTGTCGCCGATGTCGATCCGAAAGGCGATGTGCAGGGGGGCGATACAACCTTCACGATGGCGCTCGAAAAACGCCATATACTGCCCGAACTAAGTGGTTATGCGTCCTGGAACACGGCGGGCAACACCATCGGGACCGCTTTGCCGCAGGGCGTCATTTTTACGCTGGCTCAGGCAAAACTTTTGAAACAGCCAGCGGCAGCGGGTCGTATCTGGTCGGCGCAGAACTGGTTTCTGATTCATCGGGTGCTGGACGACTATTATTTTCATAATTTGATCCGGGCGAAAGCCAATCAGTTTGCCCGGCAGGTGGGCCGGAGTTCGACGTTGATGAGTGACGAAACAACTCGGCAGGTCGAGGAATACAGCCTGAACCTGCTGCGTCAATCGTTCGATGAACTGGCGACTAACTTCGAGCAGAAGCGCCCTGGGAGCTACCAGCAAGTGGTTCGCTGTACCAAACCGACGAATCTACGCTTCAACCTACCGTGGAACCGCACCTTTGAAGCCCTGATCGACTTCGACCTGTCTTGCTCTGTGACGCCCTGA
- a CDS encoding SusC/RagA family TonB-linked outer membrane protein has protein sequence MQNLFTQKWRLSWLLALLITLCQQAYVSAQSQVIRGKVTDGNGAVLPGVTVVVKNTTMGTTTDADGRYTLRLNEQSGTLVFSFMGTVGKEVPFNGAGEYDVSLAEDTKTLNEVVVVGYGTQKKVNLTGSVAVIESKSLTNRQVGSTSLALQGAAPGVTITQQSGAPGGDAGSIRIRGVGSINAGQNPLILVDNVEMSLDAIDPNNIASISILKDAAAAAVYGSRAANGVVLVTTKRGAKGVNVSYNAYALKQTPTDLPQKVNGLEHMKYWDVAQANSGLPAAFTQQIAAYEASGPNNLTLFNTDWKKLVLTNNGLMQNHNLNVSVGGERVKLFASGSFLDQNGLTANTKYKRMDLRFNTDVAITNKLSASMDLVLNKSNRLWPGQNTPQYIIREMLGFPAITPGRYDTGQWGEGWSNANPAAQAQDGGFSRNLTDSQIIKGTLTYTPIPGLELLATYSSNYYTTRNRQFTDQYDIYNADVANNTMVFARPWPALNSLSDNYSQNFQNLFRAQATYNKSYGKHGFTLLGGFSTEDFKTSFVNTFRQNLLSPDRPYLDSGDQLGQTLSGGESRFSMVSVYGRLNYNYDEKYLLEVNGRWDASSRFRESNWWQLFPSVSAGWRLSQEKFWSGLNNVVNEAKIRASYGSLGNQNLIRTINGVQTTDYYPTYSLFNSGTAYNYYFNNTVNPGYALTTAANPNIRWETSKILDIGGDFSFLRNRLNVTADFFQRDIVDMLQLVPVPSYVGLTAPFVNSGSMRNMGWELGIGWRDKINDFSYQVQLNASDVKNTLLNNGGKAIINGATIQQEGYALDSYYGYIADGLFQSAEEVKNAPFQYGNSAAGDIRYRDISGPNGVPDNKIDSYDRTILGNYFPRYEYSLNLSAQYKGFDFTAFFQGVGKKDNYLSGTAAQPFYSSNFQGTMFEYQKDYWSPDNTGAAYPRLTVNSIPNNYVASSFWVRSAAYLRLKNVVVGYTLPTALTTKAKIKSARVYVSGQNLLTWTNFFPGFDPEQRDTGGEFYPIMKTYTVGLNINF, from the coding sequence ATGCAAAACCTATTTACGCAGAAATGGCGCTTAAGCTGGCTACTGGCTTTGCTGATCACGCTGTGCCAACAGGCTTATGTGTCTGCCCAGAGCCAGGTAATTCGGGGAAAAGTTACGGATGGTAACGGAGCCGTTTTGCCGGGGGTGACCGTGGTGGTGAAGAACACAACGATGGGCACAACGACCGATGCCGATGGGCGCTATACCCTTCGCCTGAACGAGCAGAGCGGTACGCTGGTGTTCTCGTTCATGGGTACCGTGGGCAAGGAAGTTCCGTTCAACGGAGCCGGTGAGTACGACGTTTCGCTGGCGGAGGATACCAAAACGCTGAACGAAGTAGTCGTTGTCGGGTACGGCACGCAGAAAAAAGTAAACCTAACGGGCTCGGTGGCCGTCATCGAAAGCAAATCACTGACCAATCGGCAGGTTGGCTCTACTTCGCTGGCGTTGCAGGGAGCCGCACCCGGCGTAACGATCACCCAGCAATCCGGCGCACCGGGTGGCGATGCCGGATCAATTCGGATTCGGGGTGTCGGGTCGATCAATGCCGGGCAAAACCCGTTGATTCTGGTCGATAACGTAGAGATGAGCTTGGATGCCATCGACCCAAATAACATTGCCAGTATTTCGATCCTGAAAGATGCCGCAGCCGCAGCCGTGTACGGATCGCGGGCGGCCAACGGGGTGGTGCTGGTGACGACTAAACGGGGCGCGAAAGGGGTCAACGTGAGCTACAACGCCTACGCGCTCAAACAGACGCCAACTGATCTTCCCCAGAAAGTGAACGGCCTGGAGCACATGAAATACTGGGATGTTGCCCAGGCAAACAGTGGTTTGCCCGCTGCGTTTACCCAACAGATAGCCGCCTACGAAGCAAGCGGTCCTAATAACCTGACGCTTTTCAATACCGACTGGAAAAAGCTGGTGCTGACCAACAACGGCCTGATGCAGAACCATAACCTGAACGTGTCGGTCGGTGGGGAGCGGGTCAAACTGTTTGCATCGGGTAGTTTTCTGGATCAGAACGGCTTGACCGCCAACACGAAATACAAGCGGATGGACCTGCGCTTCAACACGGACGTAGCCATTACCAATAAGCTGTCGGCGTCGATGGATTTAGTGCTGAACAAGTCGAACCGCTTATGGCCGGGGCAGAACACTCCGCAGTACATCATCCGGGAAATGCTCGGCTTTCCGGCCATTACACCCGGTCGGTACGATACGGGGCAGTGGGGCGAAGGCTGGTCCAATGCTAACCCCGCAGCGCAGGCACAGGACGGTGGTTTCAGCCGGAACCTGACGGATTCGCAGATCATCAAAGGCACGCTGACCTATACCCCAATTCCGGGTCTGGAGTTGCTCGCCACCTACAGTTCAAATTACTACACGACCCGCAACCGGCAATTCACCGACCAGTATGACATTTATAACGCCGATGTAGCCAACAATACAATGGTGTTTGCGCGTCCCTGGCCAGCGTTGAATTCCCTGAGCGACAACTATTCGCAGAACTTTCAGAACCTGTTCCGGGCGCAGGCTACCTACAACAAGTCGTACGGCAAACACGGCTTTACGCTGCTGGGTGGTTTCAGTACGGAAGATTTTAAAACCTCGTTCGTTAACACGTTTCGCCAGAACCTGCTATCGCCCGACAGACCGTATCTGGACAGTGGCGATCAACTGGGCCAGACGCTAAGCGGTGGCGAAAGCCGGTTCTCGATGGTATCGGTCTACGGTCGATTGAATTACAACTACGATGAAAAATACCTGCTGGAAGTAAACGGTCGCTGGGACGCTTCATCGCGGTTCCGGGAAAGCAACTGGTGGCAGCTATTCCCGTCGGTGTCGGCGGGCTGGCGGCTTTCGCAGGAGAAATTCTGGTCGGGGCTGAACAACGTCGTCAACGAAGCCAAGATTCGGGCGTCGTATGGGTCGCTGGGTAACCAGAACCTCATCCGAACTATAAACGGTGTTCAAACCACGGATTATTACCCGACGTATTCGCTGTTCAATTCGGGCACGGCTTACAACTATTACTTCAACAATACCGTCAATCCCGGCTACGCGCTGACAACGGCGGCTAACCCGAATATCCGCTGGGAAACGTCGAAGATTCTGGACATTGGCGGAGACTTTAGCTTTCTGCGCAACCGCCTGAACGTAACCGCTGATTTCTTCCAGCGCGACATTGTGGATATGCTGCAACTTGTGCCGGTACCTTCATACGTCGGGCTAACGGCTCCGTTCGTCAACTCGGGTTCGATGCGTAACATGGGTTGGGAATTGGGAATCGGCTGGCGCGACAAGATTAATGATTTCAGCTATCAGGTGCAGTTGAATGCGTCGGATGTGAAAAACACGCTGCTCAACAATGGTGGTAAAGCGATTATCAACGGGGCTACGATTCAGCAGGAAGGTTACGCGCTCGATTCGTACTACGGCTACATCGCGGATGGGTTGTTTCAAAGTGCCGAAGAGGTGAAAAATGCACCGTTTCAGTACGGTAACTCGGCTGCGGGTGATATCCGTTACCGCGACATCAGCGGTCCAAACGGCGTTCCCGATAACAAAATCGACAGCTACGACCGGACGATTCTGGGCAATTATTTTCCGCGCTACGAATACAGCCTGAACCTGTCGGCGCAGTACAAAGGCTTCGATTTTACGGCGTTCTTCCAGGGGGTTGGTAAGAAAGACAACTACCTGTCGGGCACTGCGGCTCAGCCGTTCTATTCGTCTAATTTCCAGGGAACTATGTTCGAGTACCAGAAAGATTACTGGTCGCCCGACAACACGGGCGCGGCTTATCCCCGGCTGACGGTCAACAGTATTCCGAACAATTACGTGGCGTCGTCTTTCTGGGTACGGTCGGCGGCTTACCTGCGCCTGAAAAATGTGGTAGTCGGTTACACGCTGCCTACCGCCCTGACTACCAAAGCGAAAATCAAGTCGGCACGCGTGTACGTGAGTGGTCAGAACCTGCTTACGTGGACGAATTTCTTTCCCGGCTTCGATCCCGAACAACGCGATACGGGTGGCGAATTTTACCCGATCATGAAAACGTACACCGTTGGTCTGAACATCAATTTCTAA
- a CDS encoding RagB/SusD family nutrient uptake outer membrane protein — translation MKKRFLYIASLCLSMTLFSGCKEYLEQAPLDAPATGQFFNSQTEMNAALNAVYKSAYWNTGNTPYQSIMDGWTDIALLRAVDLGEGNFDVYNAHPKNIWTLAYTTVQRANTMLDGMTVGKSTVPAATYNRLEAEARVLRAYAYFYLTFMFGDVPLITKPLLPAEFYSQTRAPQADVIKFIYSELDAAIPVLAWAPADQGRMSKAVALGFKARTALYNKEYQVAADAAKQIIDGAGLGLNPNFGDLFTRAGQTTNAGKEIMYQILYSDADASAINYVPLGSISRAAGGQSGRFPQQRLVDMFEAKDGKRIDESAVYNPATPSKNRDLRLKYTVALPGDTISMNLRTLVYDIYKNTTSFRNASGVWATSTNADFDNAFGPAKSGVGLLHAKYTMTAEDAFTARVGFIMMRYAEILLMYAEAKIELNQIDDSVINALNLVRRRAGQPVVETTIQKDQNKLRQLVRRERVAELAMEGFRWFDIRRWGIAEVVMPQQVMGIAKDPTKVPAIPSFKTSAVHDLNNIPVYTGSESLRLVRENRFWYAKLTLLPVPQAERDINNLLTQNPGW, via the coding sequence ATGAAAAAAAGATTCCTGTATATAGCGAGCTTATGCCTGTCGATGACCTTGTTTTCGGGCTGTAAAGAGTATCTGGAACAGGCTCCCCTCGATGCGCCGGCTACTGGTCAGTTTTTCAACAGCCAGACTGAAATGAATGCGGCCCTCAACGCGGTCTATAAATCGGCGTACTGGAACACCGGCAACACGCCCTACCAGTCGATCATGGATGGCTGGACGGACATTGCGCTGCTGCGGGCCGTGGACCTGGGCGAAGGTAATTTCGACGTCTATAACGCGCACCCGAAAAACATCTGGACGCTGGCGTACACCACCGTTCAACGGGCCAATACCATGCTGGATGGGATGACCGTCGGCAAAAGCACCGTTCCGGCGGCTACCTACAATCGACTCGAAGCCGAAGCGCGGGTCCTGCGGGCCTATGCCTATTTTTACCTGACGTTTATGTTTGGCGATGTGCCGCTGATCACAAAACCGTTGTTGCCTGCTGAGTTTTATTCGCAGACGCGCGCTCCGCAGGCTGACGTGATTAAGTTCATCTACAGCGAATTGGATGCGGCTATTCCGGTACTAGCCTGGGCTCCTGCCGATCAGGGACGGATGAGCAAGGCGGTGGCGCTGGGTTTCAAAGCCCGCACGGCCCTCTACAACAAAGAGTATCAGGTAGCCGCCGATGCCGCCAAGCAAATCATCGACGGCGCTGGTTTGGGACTGAATCCGAATTTCGGCGATCTGTTCACCCGCGCCGGTCAGACGACCAACGCCGGGAAAGAAATCATGTACCAGATCCTATACTCCGACGCGGATGCCAGTGCGATCAACTACGTACCGCTGGGTAGTATATCGCGGGCGGCAGGTGGGCAGTCGGGGCGGTTTCCGCAGCAACGGCTGGTCGATATGTTCGAAGCAAAAGACGGCAAACGGATCGACGAATCTGCTGTGTACAATCCAGCGACGCCGAGCAAAAACCGCGATCTTCGGTTAAAATACACCGTAGCGCTTCCCGGCGACACCATTTCGATGAACCTGAGAACGCTGGTTTATGACATCTACAAGAACACAACGTCGTTCAGAAATGCCAGCGGAGTATGGGCAACCAGCACCAACGCCGATTTCGACAACGCATTCGGACCCGCCAAAAGTGGTGTTGGCTTGCTCCACGCCAAATACACGATGACCGCTGAAGACGCGTTTACGGCGCGGGTTGGTTTTATCATGATGCGCTACGCCGAAATTCTGCTGATGTACGCCGAAGCTAAAATTGAACTAAATCAGATCGACGATTCGGTTATCAATGCGCTGAACCTGGTTCGGCGACGGGCGGGGCAACCAGTCGTAGAAACAACGATTCAGAAAGATCAGAACAAACTTCGGCAGTTGGTGCGCCGGGAGCGCGTGGCCGAGCTGGCGATGGAAGGCTTTCGCTGGTTCGATATTCGCCGGTGGGGGATTGCCGAAGTCGTGATGCCGCAGCAGGTGATGGGTATTGCCAAAGATCCTACGAAAGTACCGGCAATTCCTTCGTTCAAAACCAGCGCGGTCCACGATCTGAACAACATTCCGGTGTATACGGGTAGTGAAAGCCTGCGGTTGGTTCGCGAGAATCGTTTCTGGTACGCAAAGCTTACCTTACTGCCGGTTCCGCAGGCCGAGCGCGACATCAATAACCTGCTGACTCAAAACCCCGGCTGGTAA